One part of the Rutidosis leptorrhynchoides isolate AG116_Rl617_1_P2 chromosome 1, CSIRO_AGI_Rlap_v1, whole genome shotgun sequence genome encodes these proteins:
- the LOC139886582 gene encoding CSC1-like protein ERD4, which yields MDLSSFITSLTTSFIIFVILMILFAWLSAKPGNQVVYYPNRILKGMDPWEGSRSKTRNPFAWIREALSSTEQQVIDLSGLDSAVYFVFLSTVFGILLLSGLLLVPILLPISITEDNPGLVDSTGKNAFDDLDKLSMAHLKEKGNRLWASVIACYWVSLVTYYFLWKAYKHVSDLRAAALMSPEVRAEQFAVLVRDIPPSTEGYSKKEQVDAYFKHIYPETFYKSMVVTENNEVKKIYEEFDTCKKKLARAEIIYAESKKGPNSEGVRLTHKTGLLGLVGKKVDSIDYYNEKIRELTPKLEVAQNKTLKDKQQGAAVVFFTSRVTAAAAAQSAHARMIDTWTVIDAPEPRQILWTNLPKTFYEREIRQYVVYFIVFMTICFYMIPIAIISAFTTLPNLRKLLPFLKPVLDITSVRTVLGAYLPQIALIVFLALLPKFLLFLSKAEGIPSESHAERATSGKYFYFSVFNVFIGVTIGGTLFDSAKAIQKNPDSITEMLATSLPGSATFFLTFVALKFFVGYGLELSRIVPLIIFHLKRKYLCKTEGDVKEAWYPSDLGYATKIPNDMLILTITLSYCVIAPLIIPFGAVYFGLGWLVFRNQVLNVYVPKYESYGKMWPHMHVRILASLLLFQVTMVGYFGVKKFLFTPVIIPLPILTLIFGFVCSKKFYRFFQSTALEVASHELKETPNMEIVYKSFLPPCLDAHKSDGEQQFEEDV from the exons atggatTTGAGTTCGTTTATAACGTCATTAACTACTTCATttattatatttgtaattttaatgatATTGTTTGCTTGGTTATCTGCTAAACCTGGAAACCAAGTCGTGTATTATCCTAATCGGATTTTAAAAGGTATGGATCCATGGGAAGGATCCAGATCCAAGACCCGAAACCCGTTTGCTTGGATCCGAGAAGCTCTTTCTTCAACTGAACAGCAAGTTATCGACTTATCTGGTCTTGATTCTGCTGTTTATTTTGTCTTCTTAAGCACCG TATTTGGAATACTTCTATTGTCGGGTTTATTGTTAGTACCAATACTATTACCGATTTCTATCACCGAAGATAACCCCGGCCTCGTGGATTCGACTGGGAAAAACGCTTTCGATGACCTGGACAAGCTATCAATGGCACATCTTAAA GAAAAAGGGAACCGATTATGGGCATCCGTGATAGCGTGTTATTGGGTTTCGTTAGTCACATATTACTTTCTATGgaaagcatacaaacatgtatccGATTTACGAGCTGCAGCGTTAATGTCTCCCGAAGTACGAGCCGAACAATTTGCGGTGTTGGTCCGGGACATACCGCCTTCAACCGAAGGTTATTCTAAGAAAGAACAAGTAGACGCGTACTTCAAACATATATATCCCGAGACGTTTTACAAATCAATGGTGGTAACCGAAAACAACGAAGTCAAAAAAATCTACGAAGAATTTGACACGTGTAAAAAGAAGCTCGCACGGGCTGAAATCATATACGCAGAATCAAAAAAGGGCCCGAACTCTGAAGGTGTACGATTAACTCATAAAACCGGGTTGCTTGGTCTTGTTGGTAAAAAAGTGGATTCGATTGATTATTATAACGAAAAGATTCGTGAGTTGACTCCGAAACTTGAAGTGGCACAGAACAAAACTCTTAAAGACAAACAACAAGGTGCGGCTGTTGTGTTTTTTACTAGTAGAGTAACTGCGGCTGCTGCGGCACAAAGTGCGCATGCTCGGATGATTGACACCTGGACGGTGATCGATGCACCagaaccacgacaaattttatggaCTAATTTACCTAAAACATTTTACGAAAGGGAGATACGACAATACGTTGTGTACTTTATTGTTTTTATGACAATATGTTTTTACATGATTCCAATTGCGATAATTTCTGCTTTCACAACTTTACCAAATTTGAGAAAGTTGTTACCGTTTTTGAAGCCGGTATTGGATATAACATCGGTTAGAACAGTTTTGGGTGCTTATCTTCCTCAGATTGCGCTTATTGTTTTTCTAGCTTTGCTGCCTAAATTCCTTTTGTTCTTATCGAAAGCTGAAGGGATACCGTCTGAGAGTCACGCAGAACGGGCTACATCGGGGAAATACTTTTATTTTTCGGTGTTTAACGTGTTTATCGGTGTTACGATTGGTGGAACTCTCTTTGATTCTGCTAAGGCTATTCAAAAAAACCCGGACTCAATTACCGAAATGCTAGCGACGAGCCTTCCTGGAAGTGCTACTTTCTTTTTGACTTTCGTGGCCCTCAA ATTCTTTGTTGGTTACGGGCTCGAGTTGTCGAGAATTGTTCCGTTGATCATATTTCATCTCAAGAGGAAGTATCTGTGCAAGACTGAAGGAGATGTGAAAGAAGCGTGGTATCCTTCGGATCTTGGATACGCAACCAAAATTCCAAACGACATGCTTATTCTCACGATTACGCTTTCGTACTGTGTCATTGCTCCTTTGATTATTCCGTTTGGTGCAGTTTACTTCGGCTTAGGATGGCTCGTTTTCAGAAATCAG GTCCTAAATGTTTACGTTCCAAAATACGAGAGCTACGGGAAGATGTGGCCACACATGCACGTGCGAATCTTGGCCTCCTTATTACTATTCCAAGTTACGATGGTCGGTTACTTTGGAGTAAAGAAGTTCTTGTTCACCCCGGTCATCATCCCACTCCCAATACTCACTCTCATCTTCGGTTTCGTTTGTAGCAAAAAATTCTACCGATTCTTTCAATCAACGGCACTAGAAGTTGCGAGTCACGAACTGAAAGAAACGCCAAACATGGAAATTGTCTACAAATCGTTCCTCCCTCCGTGTCTTGATGCTCACAAAAGTGACGGCGAACAACAGTTCGAGGAGGATGTTTAA